In Strigops habroptila isolate Jane chromosome 14, bStrHab1.2.pri, whole genome shotgun sequence, one genomic interval encodes:
- the MILR1 gene encoding allergin-1 has protein sequence MNGAVNSLRSFFFPEMLSNPRLKPVQGTLNVVMNQNVTLSCNSDSGSPPVRYTLFKHNQKVSTLNRPDLTPSLFNLTINSASDLGEYKCKAENNNTSGGKYSNSLSFTFLEPISKPVLSSPTSQAKKGQNVTLSCLSENGSLPITYIFFKGTQSISSQVMMQKEAAEIVLFINSSSDFGTYKCRAENGFRRSAKYSNGFNFTLAEERRFSQPLIISLGLILLLFVIGLALAIPFFIIPSYKAKKFKCTRSSTGFTSTPNVEEPEDEVIYSEIVPVKPEEEYINFSVIRREDEKADKRACATMYSKVFIRD, from the exons ATGAATGGTGCAGTGAACTCACTCAGGAGTTTCTTCTTTCCAGAGATGCTGTCCAATCCCAGGCTCAAACCTGTTCAGGGGACTTTGAATGTAGTGATGAACCAGAACGTGACCCTCTCCTGCAACTCAGATTCTGGATCTCCACCTGTCAGATACACATTGTTTAAACATAATCAGAAGGTATCCACCTTAAATAGGCCAGACCTGACCCCCAGTTTGTTTAACTTGACTATCAACTCTGCCAGTGATCTGGGTGAATACAAATGCAAAGCTGAGAATAACAACACCAGTGGCGGAAAATACAGCAACAGTCTCAGCTTCACCTTTCTAG agcCCATTTCCAAACCAGTGCTGAGCTCACCCACCTCTCAAGCAAAGAAAGGCCAAAACGTGACCCTGTCTTGTCTCTCGGAGAATGGCTCTCTTCCTATCACATATATATTCTTCAAAGGAACACAAAGCATCTCTTCCCAGGTGATGATGCAGAAGGAAGCAGCTGAGATTGTTCTATTCATCAATTCCTCTAGTGACTTTGGAACCTATAAATGTAGAGCTGAAAATGGTTTTCGCAGAAGTGCAAAATACAGCAACGGTTTCAACTTCACATTAGCAG aAGAGAGAAGATTTTCTCAGCCCCTGATAATTTCTCTTGGGCTGATCCTGCTACTGTTCGTAATAGGACTTGCTCTGGCAATTCCATTTTTCATAATTCCTTCATATAAAGCAA AAAAATTTAAGTGTACTAGATCCTCAACTGGCTTTACTTCAACACCAAATGTAGAAGAGCCTGAAGACGAGGTCATATACTCAGAGATTG TGCCTGTTAAACCAGAAGAAGAATACATCAACTTTTCTGTTATaagaagagaagatgaaaaag CAGACAAGAGGGCATGTGCTACAATGTATTCAAAggtcttcatcagagactga
- the POLG2 gene encoding DNA polymerase subunit gamma-2, mitochondrial isoform X3, whose translation MALSCRRGGRFCGRPPLGRAVRRRCPPAAGVAGRVEAASSARFYAAAVGSGGGGRGHEVNGEELLEVCWRRHFLRGGAEPRPALPWRAYLSGCHPGFGPLGVALRGNLVSQWWDSALPFREQVLAVDVPLHGPPAAAAPQGLRLLRSEALSEALRGRGCGQEQGGPSLEQVLGAAGVLRESLLPGALAQYSSCLELVNRRLPCGLAQTGVCFHSVPESEQHNKSLARIGERTTSLLAWFSSPRTTGQWLDYWLRQRLQWWRKFAVAPSNFSSSDFQDEEGRKGFSLHYSFPWGTETIETLKNLGDTELLQMYPGDSSKLLGRDGRKNVIPHVLSVSGNLDRGVLAYLFDSLQLAENPLTKKKIAQRKVLKLHPCLAPLKVALDVGKGPTTELRQV comes from the exons ATGGCGCTGAGCTGCCGCCGCGGCGGGCGGTTCTGCGGCCGCCCTCCCTTGGGCCGGGCCGTGCGCCGGCGgtgcccgcccgccgcggggGTCGCGGGGCGGGTGGAGGCCGCGTCCTCGGCGCGGTTCTATGCGGCAGCGGTGGGtagcggcggcggcggccgcggccaTGAGGTGAAtggggaggagctgctggaggtgtgCTGGCGGCGGCACTTCCTGCGCGGCGGCGCGGAGCCGCGGCCGGCGCTGCCATGGCGGGCTTACCTCAGCGGCTGTCACCCGGGCTTCGGGCCGCTGGGCGTGGCGCTGCGCGGAAACCTGGTGTCCCAGTGGTGGGACTCGGCGCTGCCGTTCCGCGAGCAGGTGTTGGCGGTGGATGTCCCCCTGCAcggcccgcccgccgccgccgctccgcaGGGCCTGCGGCTGCTGCGCTCTGAGGCGCTGAGCGAAGCCCTccggggcaggggctgtggccaggagcagggcGGCCCGTCGCTGGAACAAGTGCTGGGCGCCGCGGGGGTGCTCCGTGAGAGTCTGCTTCCCG GTGCCTTGGCACAATATTCTAGCTGCTTAGAACTGGTGAACAGAAGACTGCCTTGTGGCCTTGCTCAAACTGGAGTGTGCTTTCACTCTGTTCCAGAGAGTGAACAACACAACAAAAGCCTTGCAAG AATAGGCGAAAGGACCACGTCTTTGCTTGCATGGTTTAGTTCTCCCAGAACTACAGGACAGTGGCTGGATTACTGGTTACGCCAGAGGCTTCAATGGTGGAGAAAG tttGCGGTAGCCCCATCtaacttcagcagcagtgacTTTCAggatgaagaaggaagaaaaggatttagTTTACATTACAGTTTTCCTTGGGGGACAGAAACAATAGAAACATTGAAGAACCTTGGAGATACTGAACTGTTACAGATGTATCCAGGAGATAGTTCAAAATTACTT gGCCGAGATGGAAGGAAGAATGTTATTCCCCACGTTCTGTCTGTGAGTGGAAATCTGGACCGAGGAGTGTTAGCGTATCTCTTTGATTCCCTTCAGCTAGCTGAGAATcctttaacaaaaaagaaaattgcacaGAGAAAG GTACTCAAGCTTCACCCTTGTTTAGCACCTCTTAAAGTGGCCTTGGATGTAGGAAAAGGTCCAACAACAGAGCTGAGACAG GTATGA
- the POLG2 gene encoding DNA polymerase subunit gamma-2, mitochondrial isoform X2, translated as MALSCRRGGRFCGRPPLGRAVRRRCPPAAGVAGRVEAASSARFYAAAVGSGGGGRGHEVNGEELLEVCWRRHFLRGGAEPRPALPWRAYLSGCHPGFGPLGVALRGNLVSQWWDSALPFREQVLAVDVPLHGPPAAAAPQGLRLLRSEALSEALRGRGCGQEQGGPSLEQVLGAAGVLRESLLPGALAQYSSCLELVNRRLPCGLAQTGVCFHSVPESEQHNKSLARIGERTTSLLAWFSSPRTTGQWLDYWLRQRLQWWRKFAVAPSNFSSSDFQDEEGRKGFSLHYSFPWGTETIETLKNLGDTELLQMYPGDSSKLLGRDGRKNVIPHVLSVSGNLDRGVLAYLFDSLQLAENPLTKKKIAQRKVLKLHPCLAPLKVALDVGKGPTTELRQVCQGLFNELTKNRISVWPGYLETVQVSLEQLYTKYDEMSVLFTILITDATLENGVVQLRSRDTTMKEMMHISRLTDFLTKLCG; from the exons ATGGCGCTGAGCTGCCGCCGCGGCGGGCGGTTCTGCGGCCGCCCTCCCTTGGGCCGGGCCGTGCGCCGGCGgtgcccgcccgccgcggggGTCGCGGGGCGGGTGGAGGCCGCGTCCTCGGCGCGGTTCTATGCGGCAGCGGTGGGtagcggcggcggcggccgcggccaTGAGGTGAAtggggaggagctgctggaggtgtgCTGGCGGCGGCACTTCCTGCGCGGCGGCGCGGAGCCGCGGCCGGCGCTGCCATGGCGGGCTTACCTCAGCGGCTGTCACCCGGGCTTCGGGCCGCTGGGCGTGGCGCTGCGCGGAAACCTGGTGTCCCAGTGGTGGGACTCGGCGCTGCCGTTCCGCGAGCAGGTGTTGGCGGTGGATGTCCCCCTGCAcggcccgcccgccgccgccgctccgcaGGGCCTGCGGCTGCTGCGCTCTGAGGCGCTGAGCGAAGCCCTccggggcaggggctgtggccaggagcagggcGGCCCGTCGCTGGAACAAGTGCTGGGCGCCGCGGGGGTGCTCCGTGAGAGTCTGCTTCCCG GTGCCTTGGCACAATATTCTAGCTGCTTAGAACTGGTGAACAGAAGACTGCCTTGTGGCCTTGCTCAAACTGGAGTGTGCTTTCACTCTGTTCCAGAGAGTGAACAACACAACAAAAGCCTTGCAAG AATAGGCGAAAGGACCACGTCTTTGCTTGCATGGTTTAGTTCTCCCAGAACTACAGGACAGTGGCTGGATTACTGGTTACGCCAGAGGCTTCAATGGTGGAGAAAG tttGCGGTAGCCCCATCtaacttcagcagcagtgacTTTCAggatgaagaaggaagaaaaggatttagTTTACATTACAGTTTTCCTTGGGGGACAGAAACAATAGAAACATTGAAGAACCTTGGAGATACTGAACTGTTACAGATGTATCCAGGAGATAGTTCAAAATTACTT gGCCGAGATGGAAGGAAGAATGTTATTCCCCACGTTCTGTCTGTGAGTGGAAATCTGGACCGAGGAGTGTTAGCGTATCTCTTTGATTCCCTTCAGCTAGCTGAGAATcctttaacaaaaaagaaaattgcacaGAGAAAG GTACTCAAGCTTCACCCTTGTTTAGCACCTCTTAAAGTGGCCTTGGATGTAGGAAAAGGTCCAACAACAGAGCTGAGACAG GTTTGTCAAGGATTGTTCAATGAACTGACaaaaaacagaatttctgtGTGGCCGGGTTACCTTGAAACCGTGCAGGTATCTCTGGAACAGCTTTATACAAA GTATGACGAGATGAGTGTTCTCTTCACGATCTTGATAACTGATGCCACTCTAGAGAACGGAGTGGTCCAGCTGAGAAGCAGAGATACAACCATGAAGGAAATGATGCATATTTCTAGGCTGACGGACTTTTTAACTAA GCTGTGTGGATAG
- the POLG2 gene encoding DNA polymerase subunit gamma-2, mitochondrial isoform X1 — MALSCRRGGRFCGRPPLGRAVRRRCPPAAGVAGRVEAASSARFYAAAVGSGGGGRGHEVNGEELLEVCWRRHFLRGGAEPRPALPWRAYLSGCHPGFGPLGVALRGNLVSQWWDSALPFREQVLAVDVPLHGPPAAAAPQGLRLLRSEALSEALRGRGCGQEQGGPSLEQVLGAAGVLRESLLPGALAQYSSCLELVNRRLPCGLAQTGVCFHSVPESEQHNKSLARIGERTTSLLAWFSSPRTTGQWLDYWLRQRLQWWRKFAVAPSNFSSSDFQDEEGRKGFSLHYSFPWGTETIETLKNLGDTELLQMYPGDSSKLLGRDGRKNVIPHVLSVSGNLDRGVLAYLFDSLQLAENPLTKKKIAQRKVLKLHPCLAPLKVALDVGKGPTTELRQVCQGLFNELTKNRISVWPGYLETVQVSLEQLYTKYDEMSVLFTILITDATLENGVVQLRSRDTTMKEMMHISRLTDFLTKYVTSAKNV, encoded by the exons ATGGCGCTGAGCTGCCGCCGCGGCGGGCGGTTCTGCGGCCGCCCTCCCTTGGGCCGGGCCGTGCGCCGGCGgtgcccgcccgccgcggggGTCGCGGGGCGGGTGGAGGCCGCGTCCTCGGCGCGGTTCTATGCGGCAGCGGTGGGtagcggcggcggcggccgcggccaTGAGGTGAAtggggaggagctgctggaggtgtgCTGGCGGCGGCACTTCCTGCGCGGCGGCGCGGAGCCGCGGCCGGCGCTGCCATGGCGGGCTTACCTCAGCGGCTGTCACCCGGGCTTCGGGCCGCTGGGCGTGGCGCTGCGCGGAAACCTGGTGTCCCAGTGGTGGGACTCGGCGCTGCCGTTCCGCGAGCAGGTGTTGGCGGTGGATGTCCCCCTGCAcggcccgcccgccgccgccgctccgcaGGGCCTGCGGCTGCTGCGCTCTGAGGCGCTGAGCGAAGCCCTccggggcaggggctgtggccaggagcagggcGGCCCGTCGCTGGAACAAGTGCTGGGCGCCGCGGGGGTGCTCCGTGAGAGTCTGCTTCCCG GTGCCTTGGCACAATATTCTAGCTGCTTAGAACTGGTGAACAGAAGACTGCCTTGTGGCCTTGCTCAAACTGGAGTGTGCTTTCACTCTGTTCCAGAGAGTGAACAACACAACAAAAGCCTTGCAAG AATAGGCGAAAGGACCACGTCTTTGCTTGCATGGTTTAGTTCTCCCAGAACTACAGGACAGTGGCTGGATTACTGGTTACGCCAGAGGCTTCAATGGTGGAGAAAG tttGCGGTAGCCCCATCtaacttcagcagcagtgacTTTCAggatgaagaaggaagaaaaggatttagTTTACATTACAGTTTTCCTTGGGGGACAGAAACAATAGAAACATTGAAGAACCTTGGAGATACTGAACTGTTACAGATGTATCCAGGAGATAGTTCAAAATTACTT gGCCGAGATGGAAGGAAGAATGTTATTCCCCACGTTCTGTCTGTGAGTGGAAATCTGGACCGAGGAGTGTTAGCGTATCTCTTTGATTCCCTTCAGCTAGCTGAGAATcctttaacaaaaaagaaaattgcacaGAGAAAG GTACTCAAGCTTCACCCTTGTTTAGCACCTCTTAAAGTGGCCTTGGATGTAGGAAAAGGTCCAACAACAGAGCTGAGACAG GTTTGTCAAGGATTGTTCAATGAACTGACaaaaaacagaatttctgtGTGGCCGGGTTACCTTGAAACCGTGCAGGTATCTCTGGAACAGCTTTATACAAA GTATGACGAGATGAGTGTTCTCTTCACGATCTTGATAACTGATGCCACTCTAGAGAACGGAGTGGTCCAGCTGAGAAGCAGAGATACAACCATGAAGGAAATGATGCATATTTCTAGGCTGACGGACTTTTTAACTAAGTATGTAACATCAGCCAAAAATGTATAA